The following are from one region of the Amylibacter sp. IMCC11727 genome:
- a CDS encoding acyl carrier protein, whose translation MSDVADRVKKIVVEHLSVDEEKVVEGASFIDDLGADSLDTVELVMAFEEEFGIEIPDDAAETIQSFGDAVKFITEAS comes from the coding sequence ATGAGCGACGTAGCAGATCGTGTAAAGAAAATCGTTGTTGAGCACCTGAGTGTTGACGAAGAAAAAGTTGTAGAAGGTGCATCCTTCATCGACGATCTGGGCGCAGACAGCCTGGACACAGTTGAGCTGGTTATGGCGTTCGAAGAAGAGTTCGGCATTGAAATCCCAGACGACGCTGCAGAGACTATCCAGTCCTTTGGCGACGCGGTGAAGTTCATCACTGAAGCTTCCTAA
- the mltG gene encoding endolytic transglycosylase MltG — protein sequence MARHIAANFVNLLIVLLIAAGGLFYWAKAEFSNPGPLENSIFVEVPRGGSMSRLSRELESEGAIKHGLIMRVAANYNGQAEKLKFGNYEIPAGASMADILNIVTKSTASVYQYRATYQIGIKSARLVLDERKDDGYERLAVFGAGEELPENYAALVKAKTPINYRVTAAEGVTSWQIVEMLNKSDFLGGTVENVPPEGMLAPDTYDVRRGTLVSEVLDQMFNAQKRILAEEWENRAADLPFDTPEAALTLASIIEKETGVAEERQEVSAVFVNRLNKGMKLQMDSTVEYGLTNGTGFLNRGLRRSELAKKTPYNTYIIDGLPPGPIGNPGRPAIRATLNPNTSNNLFFVADGTGGHAFAETLVEHNANVAKWRKIEAENRRKQQQNSGG from the coding sequence ATGGCACGGCATATTGCGGCGAATTTTGTCAATCTGTTGATCGTTCTTTTGATCGCGGCGGGTGGTTTGTTTTATTGGGCGAAGGCCGAGTTTAGCAATCCGGGACCTTTGGAAAATTCTATCTTTGTTGAGGTTCCGCGTGGTGGGTCGATGTCTCGTTTGTCCCGCGAATTGGAAAGCGAGGGCGCGATTAAACATGGTTTGATCATGCGCGTTGCGGCCAATTACAATGGGCAGGCGGAGAAGCTGAAGTTTGGGAATTATGAAATTCCTGCAGGCGCGTCGATGGCGGATATTTTGAATATCGTCACCAAAAGTACCGCGAGTGTGTATCAGTACCGTGCCACCTATCAGATCGGGATCAAATCCGCGCGTTTGGTTTTGGATGAGCGCAAAGATGATGGGTATGAGCGGCTGGCTGTGTTTGGGGCTGGTGAAGAGCTGCCTGAGAATTATGCAGCGCTGGTTAAAGCAAAAACGCCGATCAATTACAGAGTGACCGCTGCAGAAGGTGTTACGTCTTGGCAGATTGTGGAGATGCTGAACAAGAGCGATTTCTTGGGCGGTACAGTGGAAAACGTGCCCCCAGAAGGGATGCTGGCCCCAGATACATACGATGTGCGGCGTGGAACATTGGTGAGCGAAGTGCTGGACCAGATGTTTAACGCGCAAAAACGGATTTTAGCGGAGGAATGGGAAAACCGTGCGGCTGATTTGCCGTTCGATACACCTGAAGCGGCGTTGACTTTGGCGTCGATCATCGAAAAAGAAACTGGTGTGGCCGAAGAGCGCCAAGAAGTATCGGCGGTGTTTGTGAACCGTTTGAACAAGGGTATGAAGTTGCAGATGGATTCGACCGTTGAATATGGTCTGACCAACGGCACAGGGTTCTTGAACCGTGGTTTGCGACGTAGTGAGCTGGCCAAGAAGACGCCATACAATACATATATCATTGATGGTTTGCCGCCCGGGCCGATTGGGAATCCAGGTCGCCCCGCGATCCGTGCAACGCTGAATCCGAATACATCGAATAATCTGTTCTTTGTGGCGGATGGCACAGGGGGACACGCGTTTGCGGAAACCTTGGTGGAACACAATGCAAATGTTGCGAAATGGCGCAAGATCGAAGCAGAAAATCGCCGTAAGCAACAACAGAACAGTGGTGGATGA
- a CDS encoding NAD-dependent succinate-semialdehyde dehydrogenase, whose amino-acid sequence MAYENLQLFIDGKWTDGTSGITEDVINPATEEVLGQLPHASQADLDAALAAADKGFKVWRATSPLARQAILNKAADLMEERKADIAKNIALDMGKPVGEASLEMDFVIGCLRWDAEQGKRAYGRLIPARMPGQRQMMVKEPVGPVAAFVAWNFPASNVMRKLGNGLAAGCSIIMKASEETPSAAIAMARCFQDAGLPDGVLNLVWGKPAEVSSYLLDSPIIKKLSFTGSTPVGMLLQAQAAKRMIRCTMELGGHAPVMIFKDADIEAAAKLCAATKFRNAGQVCISPTRFYVEDAAYDEFAERMAGHAKDVVVGQGIQDGTQMGPLIGARRLDVMQDLVDDAISHGAELLAGGSRLGNEGFFYKPTVLKGVPEEAKIMNDEPFGPVAPVSSFSDKEDLIERANKLELGLASYAFTKDGALAQELGDRVNAGMFGVNHFGISTPETPFGGVNHSGYGTEGGEEGLQAYQRTKFISEIGV is encoded by the coding sequence ATGGCTTACGAAAATCTTCAACTTTTCATCGACGGCAAATGGACAGACGGAACTTCGGGAATCACCGAAGACGTGATTAACCCCGCAACAGAAGAGGTTTTGGGCCAACTTCCCCACGCTTCACAGGCTGATCTCGACGCAGCCCTCGCCGCTGCGGACAAAGGGTTCAAGGTTTGGCGCGCAACCTCCCCGTTGGCTCGTCAGGCCATTTTGAACAAAGCCGCCGATTTGATGGAAGAGCGTAAAGCCGACATTGCAAAGAACATCGCGCTCGATATGGGCAAACCTGTTGGCGAAGCATCACTTGAAATGGATTTCGTCATCGGCTGTCTGCGCTGGGACGCAGAACAAGGCAAACGCGCCTATGGTCGCCTGATCCCTGCACGTATGCCTGGTCAGCGCCAAATGATGGTAAAAGAACCAGTAGGCCCTGTCGCCGCATTCGTGGCATGGAACTTCCCTGCATCCAACGTAATGCGCAAACTCGGCAATGGTCTTGCAGCTGGGTGTTCCATTATCATGAAGGCCTCCGAAGAAACACCATCCGCCGCAATCGCGATGGCCCGCTGTTTCCAAGACGCAGGTCTTCCAGATGGGGTCCTGAACCTCGTATGGGGTAAACCCGCCGAAGTATCTTCCTATCTGCTCGATAGCCCAATCATCAAAAAGCTGTCCTTTACGGGCTCCACACCGGTTGGCATGCTCTTGCAGGCCCAAGCCGCCAAACGCATGATCCGTTGCACAATGGAACTTGGCGGCCACGCCCCAGTGATGATCTTCAAAGATGCCGATATCGAAGCCGCAGCAAAACTCTGCGCGGCGACAAAATTCCGCAACGCGGGTCAGGTTTGCATCTCCCCAACACGTTTTTACGTCGAAGACGCGGCCTATGACGAATTCGCCGAACGTATGGCGGGCCACGCCAAAGACGTTGTTGTTGGCCAAGGCATACAAGACGGCACACAAATGGGCCCCCTGATCGGTGCTCGCCGTTTGGACGTGATGCAAGACCTCGTGGATGACGCAATCTCTCACGGTGCAGAACTGCTCGCGGGTGGGTCACGCCTCGGCAACGAAGGGTTCTTTTACAAACCAACGGTTCTGAAGGGCGTCCCAGAAGAAGCCAAAATCATGAACGACGAGCCCTTTGGTCCTGTCGCACCAGTTTCTTCTTTCTCCGACAAAGAAGACCTGATCGAACGCGCCAACAAACTGGAATTGGGTCTCGCCTCTTACGCCTTCACCAAAGACGGCGCCTTGGCCCAAGAACTCGGCGATCGTGTGAACGCGGGCATGTTCGGCGTAAACCACTTCGGCATCTCCACACCAGAAACACCTTTTGGCGGCGTAAACCACTCTGGTTATGGCACAGAAGGCGGCGAAGAAGGCTTACAGGCCTACCAACGCACCAAATTCATCTCAGAAATCGGCGTATAA
- a CDS encoding head-tail adaptor protein → MKHTPSLNWALVLEERQRVADGAGGFNETWVTLGTVWGEVQARGARVTEVSAGATSLARYRIYVRGAPKDDLKRPKVGQRFRYGDSAYTIDSVSESDSSAMYLMCLAREEVLS, encoded by the coding sequence ATGAAACACACACCTTCACTAAACTGGGCGTTGGTCTTGGAAGAACGTCAGCGTGTGGCCGATGGCGCAGGCGGGTTCAACGAAACTTGGGTGACATTGGGCACAGTATGGGGCGAGGTTCAGGCCCGAGGTGCGCGTGTTACTGAAGTTTCGGCAGGGGCAACATCGTTGGCGCGGTATCGCATTTATGTGCGTGGTGCGCCGAAGGATGACCTAAAGCGGCCCAAAGTTGGGCAGCGATTTCGATATGGCGACAGCGCCTATACCATTGATTCCGTTTCAGAAAGCGATTCAAGCGCCATGTATTTGATGTGTTTGGCACGCGAAGAGGTGCTGTCATGA
- a CDS encoding gene transfer agent family protein → MVNPFRGEVAIILNGETCAMRLSLGALATLEQRLGVEGLLPLIERFENSAFKAEDMIFLLFAGLQGAGWDGSEDDLRNATIEGGPMEAARVAAALLRVTFSLPSGPVEAA, encoded by the coding sequence ATGGTGAACCCTTTTCGTGGCGAAGTGGCGATCATTCTGAATGGTGAAACCTGCGCAATGCGGTTGAGCCTAGGGGCGTTGGCAACCTTGGAGCAGCGGTTGGGTGTTGAGGGCTTGTTGCCCCTGATCGAACGGTTTGAAAACAGTGCGTTTAAGGCGGAAGACATGATCTTTTTGTTGTTTGCTGGTTTGCAAGGCGCGGGTTGGGACGGCTCAGAGGATGATTTGCGCAATGCAACAATCGAAGGCGGCCCCATGGAAGCGGCGCGGGTCGCAGCGGCGTTGTTGCGTGTGACGTTTTCTTTACCCAGTGGACCTGTTGAGGCCGCATGA
- a CDS encoding phage major tail protein, TP901-1 family: MAAQNGKDLLVKVDMDDAGSFETLAGLRASKIAFNTETIDVTSLESTGGWRELLSGGGVKTASISGSGVFRDDVTDERARQIFFDAHIPDFQVVVPDFGIVEGPFQITALEYAGDYNGEATYDMTLASAGALAFTPI; the protein is encoded by the coding sequence ATGGCTGCTCAAAACGGCAAGGACTTGCTGGTCAAAGTGGATATGGATGATGCGGGTTCGTTTGAAACGCTTGCGGGGCTGCGGGCGTCAAAGATCGCGTTTAACACCGAAACGATTGATGTGACATCTTTGGAGAGCACGGGGGGATGGCGCGAACTGTTGTCTGGTGGTGGCGTGAAAACAGCCAGCATCAGCGGGTCGGGTGTGTTCCGGGATGATGTGACAGATGAACGGGCGCGGCAGATTTTCTTTGACGCCCATATTCCCGATTTTCAGGTGGTTGTACCCGATTTTGGCATTGTGGAAGGTCCGTTTCAGATCACGGCGTTGGAATATGCTGGGGATTACAACGGTGAGGCGACCTATGACATGACCTTGGCGTCTGCGGGCGCGTTGGCGTTTACGCCGATCTGA
- the fabF gene encoding beta-ketoacyl-ACP synthase II: MRRVVVTGLGMVSPLACGVEETWKRLLAGESAAGPITRFDADHLATNYACEIPRGDGTDGTFNPDDWMEPKEQRKVDDFILYGIAAATQAVEDSGWKPETDDDFHRTGVLIGSGIGGLDSIAKTAITLKEKGPRRVSPFFIPGALINLVSGQVSIKYGFKGPNHSVVTACSTGAHAIGDASRIIGLGDADVMVAGGAEGAICEIGMAGFNACKALSTKRSDDPKAASRPYDEDRDGFVMGEGAGIVVLEEYEHAKARGAKIYAEVLGYGMSGDAYHITAPSEDGDGGFRAMQAALRNAGLEPGAVDYINAHGTSTMADTIELGAVERMLGDKVKSATMSSTKSSIGHLLGAAGSVEAIFCILALRDQIAPPTINLDNPAVETDLDLAPNSAREREINVALSNSFGFGGTNASLVMGRAS; this comes from the coding sequence ATGCGTCGGGTTGTTGTCACAGGTTTAGGAATGGTTTCACCGCTTGCTTGCGGGGTTGAAGAAACGTGGAAGCGTTTGTTGGCGGGCGAAAGTGCGGCTGGACCGATTACACGGTTTGACGCGGACCATTTGGCCACAAACTATGCCTGCGAGATCCCACGCGGCGACGGAACGGATGGCACGTTTAATCCTGATGATTGGATGGAGCCCAAAGAACAACGCAAAGTGGATGATTTCATTCTGTACGGCATTGCAGCGGCGACACAGGCGGTTGAAGACAGTGGCTGGAAGCCTGAAACGGATGATGATTTTCACCGCACGGGTGTATTGATCGGGTCTGGTATTGGCGGATTGGACAGCATTGCGAAAACCGCGATTACGCTGAAGGAAAAGGGGCCACGTCGGGTTTCTCCGTTCTTTATCCCTGGAGCTCTGATTAATCTGGTGTCTGGTCAGGTCTCCATCAAATACGGATTTAAAGGGCCAAACCATTCGGTTGTTACCGCTTGTTCCACGGGTGCGCATGCCATTGGTGATGCAAGCCGTATTATCGGTTTGGGCGATGCGGATGTGATGGTTGCAGGTGGCGCGGAAGGTGCGATTTGTGAAATCGGCATGGCCGGGTTTAACGCATGTAAAGCATTGAGCACAAAACGCAGTGATGATCCAAAGGCGGCGAGCCGCCCTTACGACGAAGACCGCGATGGGTTCGTTATGGGTGAAGGTGCTGGCATCGTTGTTTTGGAAGAGTACGAACACGCCAAGGCGCGCGGTGCAAAGATTTACGCCGAAGTGCTTGGCTATGGCATGTCGGGCGATGCGTATCACATCACCGCGCCATCAGAAGATGGCGATGGCGGGTTCCGCGCGATGCAAGCGGCGCTGCGCAATGCGGGGTTGGAACCAGGTGCGGTGGATTACATCAACGCGCATGGCACATCCACAATGGCCGATACAATCGAGCTGGGCGCAGTAGAGCGGATGCTGGGGGATAAGGTGAAATCGGCGACGATGTCATCAACAAAGTCGTCCATTGGGCATTTGCTGGGCGCTGCGGGTTCTGTTGAGGCGATTTTCTGTATTTTGGCCCTGCGGGATCAAATTGCACCGCCAACGATCAATTTGGACAACCCTGCTGTTGAAACGGATCTGGACCTTGCGCCGAATTCCGCCCGCGAGCGGGAAATTAACGTCGCCTTGTCGAATTCATTTGGCTTTGGTGGTACGAACGCTTCGTTGGTGATGGGGCGTGCGTCCTGA
- a CDS encoding HK97 family phage prohead protease has protein sequence MIYVGSGAALETKFCRFETDVNVSDEAEISGYASVFGASDQGNDVVQKGAYAASLKAIQNSGRRVKMLWQHDPSKPIGVWDDVREDEKGLFVKGRILADVQAGAEALSLIKAGAIEGLSIGYRTIRAEKSQKGKRLLHELDLWEVSLVTFPMLPEARVETDAKADDQLAHELVAMLNAARHEMLA, from the coding sequence ATGATCTATGTAGGCAGCGGCGCGGCGCTGGAGACCAAATTTTGCCGTTTTGAAACGGATGTGAATGTGTCGGATGAGGCCGAAATTTCGGGATACGCATCCGTTTTTGGCGCATCTGATCAAGGTAATGATGTGGTGCAAAAAGGGGCCTATGCCGCGTCTTTGAAGGCCATTCAAAACAGTGGACGCCGCGTGAAAATGTTGTGGCAGCACGATCCATCCAAACCTATCGGGGTGTGGGATGACGTGCGCGAAGATGAAAAAGGCCTGTTTGTGAAGGGCCGAATTTTGGCCGATGTGCAGGCAGGTGCAGAGGCATTGTCGTTGATCAAGGCTGGCGCAATTGAGGGCTTGTCTATTGGTTATCGAACAATTCGTGCGGAAAAATCGCAAAAAGGTAAGCGATTGTTGCATGAACTCGATCTTTGGGAAGTTTCATTGGTGACATTTCCAATGCTGCCCGAGGCGCGGGTTGAGACAGACGCGAAGGCGGATGATCAACTGGCACATGAGCTGGTCGCGATGTTGAACGCGGCTCGCCACGAGATGTTGGCGTAA
- a CDS encoding phage portal protein, with translation MVLQFLRGASQKDVPEEKASATGPVIAFHGAGRPAWSARDVSSLTRSGFLANPVGFRCVKMIAEAAAAVPLVLQNAEKRYDTHPMLALLAQPNPLQSRADLMESFFGQFLLSGDGYLEAAGVRSVGGPEELYVLRSDRMKVVPGTDGWPIAYEYSVGARKVRFDMQGDLAPICHVRSFHPQDDHYGLSPIQAAATSLDVHNAACRWSKALLDNAARPSGAIVYKGVDGQGTLQSDQYNRLVDEIEANHQGARNAGRPMLLEGGLDWKPMGFSPSDMEFQKTKESAAREVALAFGVPPMLLGLPGDATYANYAEANRAFYRLTVLPLVEKLAAALTGWLPDHFDEQLTLTADLDGIPALAIEREAQWRRVAQADFLSDREKRRLLGLPTEMDE, from the coding sequence ATGGTTCTGCAATTTTTGCGTGGGGCATCCCAAAAGGATGTGCCTGAAGAAAAAGCATCGGCCACAGGGCCTGTGATCGCCTTTCATGGTGCAGGGCGTCCTGCTTGGTCTGCGCGGGACGTTTCGTCCCTGACGCGCAGTGGGTTTTTGGCCAACCCTGTTGGATTTCGATGTGTGAAGATGATTGCCGAGGCGGCAGCGGCGGTTCCGCTTGTGCTGCAAAATGCGGAAAAGCGATACGATACGCATCCGATGTTGGCGTTGTTGGCGCAACCCAATCCCCTGCAAAGCCGTGCGGATTTGATGGAGAGCTTTTTTGGGCAGTTTCTGTTGTCCGGGGATGGTTATTTGGAAGCAGCCGGAGTGCGATCTGTTGGTGGGCCAGAGGAATTGTATGTGCTGCGGTCGGATCGGATGAAAGTGGTTCCCGGTACGGATGGTTGGCCGATTGCCTATGAATACAGTGTGGGCGCGCGCAAGGTGCGGTTCGACATGCAAGGGGATTTGGCGCCAATTTGTCATGTGCGATCTTTCCACCCGCAAGACGATCACTATGGATTGTCACCCATTCAGGCCGCAGCCACATCGCTGGATGTGCATAACGCAGCCTGTCGGTGGTCTAAGGCGTTGTTGGATAATGCTGCGCGGCCATCTGGTGCGATTGTGTACAAGGGGGTCGATGGGCAAGGGACGCTGCAATCGGATCAGTACAACCGATTGGTGGACGAAATCGAAGCCAACCACCAAGGGGCACGCAATGCGGGGCGGCCCATGTTGTTGGAAGGTGGTTTGGATTGGAAACCGATGGGGTTTAGCCCATCTGATATGGAGTTCCAGAAAACCAAGGAAAGTGCGGCGCGCGAAGTGGCGCTGGCTTTTGGTGTGCCACCCATGTTGTTGGGGCTGCCAGGGGATGCGACCTACGCCAATTACGCCGAGGCAAACCGCGCGTTCTACCGCCTAACAGTTTTGCCGCTGGTGGAAAAACTGGCGGCGGCGTTAACGGGTTGGTTGCCTGATCATTTTGACGAGCAACTGACGTTAACTGCGGATTTGGATGGCATTCCAGCATTGGCAATTGAACGCGAAGCGCAGTGGCGACGGGTGGCGCAGGCGGATTTCCTGAGTGACCGAGAAAAACGGAGGCTGTTGGGGCTCCCGACTGAAATGGATGAGTAG
- a CDS encoding phage major capsid protein: MSNQGSKTRSDQAVSGGSSSVEVKAAMGEFLQDVGKINSELKTRIQEQDKRLHMLERKTVETHRPALSAVAEIEVPHKKAFAAYLRSGDDEGMRALDMEEKALSTAVSADGGYLVDPQTADQIAGVLHSTASIRAISNVVAVESTAYDVLVDHTEVGAGWATETGSATETDTPQLERISIPLHELSALPKASQRLLDDSAFDVEGWLATRIADKFSRAEGVAFISGDGIDKPTGFLTYTAVDNASWSWGDLGYVATGADGDFAATDPADAIVDLVYALGARYRANASFVMNSKTAGAVRKMKDADGRFLWSDGLAAGEPARLMGYPVLVAEDMPDIASDATAVAFGDFNAGYTVAERPDLRILRDPFSAKPHVLFYATKRVGGDVSDFAAIKLLKFAAS, encoded by the coding sequence ATGAGCAATCAAGGATCCAAAACTCGGTCTGACCAGGCGGTGTCTGGTGGATCATCGTCAGTGGAGGTGAAAGCCGCCATGGGCGAATTTTTGCAAGACGTTGGAAAGATCAACAGCGAATTGAAAACCCGAATTCAGGAACAGGATAAGAGATTACACATGTTGGAACGTAAAACGGTTGAAACGCATCGCCCTGCTTTGTCGGCAGTGGCAGAAATTGAAGTGCCGCACAAAAAGGCGTTTGCTGCCTATCTTCGCTCTGGCGATGATGAGGGGATGCGAGCCTTAGATATGGAAGAAAAGGCGCTGTCCACGGCGGTGTCCGCGGATGGGGGATATTTGGTCGATCCACAGACGGCGGATCAGATTGCAGGCGTGCTGCATTCAACCGCGTCTATTCGTGCGATTTCCAATGTGGTTGCCGTTGAATCCACGGCTTATGACGTGCTGGTGGATCACACGGAAGTAGGGGCTGGTTGGGCCACGGAAACGGGTTCGGCCACGGAAACGGACACGCCGCAGTTGGAGCGTATTTCGATCCCGCTGCACGAATTGTCAGCCTTGCCAAAGGCATCACAGCGGTTGCTGGATGACAGCGCGTTTGATGTGGAAGGTTGGCTGGCCACACGGATTGCAGACAAGTTTTCGCGCGCCGAAGGTGTAGCGTTCATTTCTGGTGATGGCATTGATAAACCAACAGGTTTTCTGACCTATACCGCCGTTGATAACGCAAGTTGGAGCTGGGGTGATCTGGGGTATGTGGCGACGGGTGCAGATGGGGATTTTGCGGCAACCGATCCTGCGGATGCGATTGTGGATTTGGTTTATGCGCTGGGTGCGCGGTATCGGGCGAATGCGTCATTTGTGATGAATTCTAAAACCGCAGGTGCCGTTCGTAAAATGAAAGACGCGGATGGGCGTTTCCTGTGGTCCGATGGGTTGGCAGCGGGAGAACCTGCACGCCTTATGGGCTATCCAGTGTTGGTGGCGGAAGACATGCCAGATATTGCATCAGATGCGACGGCGGTTGCGTTTGGGGATTTCAATGCAGGGTACACCGTGGCCGAACGCCCTGATCTGCGTATTTTGCGAGATCCGTTCAGTGCGAAGCCGCATGTGCTGTTTTATGCCACAAAACGTGTGGGCGGTGATGTGAGCGATTTTGCTGCGATCAAACTTTTGAAGTTTGCGGCGTCCTAA
- a CDS encoding terminase family protein: MPSTSTMQDVKSLIELLGSASEEEVDAFLKSLSDETLQALPYLFEFWALPHQLEPAGDWSTWVILGGRGAGKTRAGAEWVRSKVEGAGPADAGQHKRVALIGETLDQVREVMVFGDSGIIANSPPDRVPEWHAARRALVWPNGAEAWAMSASSPEHLRGPQFDCVWADELGKWKKARDTWDMMQFALRLGEDPRALVTTTPRNIGILKEILEADDTVATHAPTEANRANLAPSFLKKVYLDYGGSRLGKQELDGKMIEDVEGALWPAHVLDGLQKADVPEMDRIIVAVDPPASGKSTADACGIIVAGVQTHGGGPEHWKAWVLADESVRGASPAAWAKVVADTAKTWQADRVVAEVNQGGDMVEAVLRQQAPMLAYRAVHATRGKTVRAEPVAALYEQGRVCHAKGLRTLEDQMAEMTLTGFAGKGSPDRVDALVWALTDLMIDPAASFTMPRIKRL, from the coding sequence ATGCCGTCGACCTCGACAATGCAAGACGTGAAGTCCTTGATCGAATTGCTCGGTTCCGCGAGCGAAGAGGAGGTTGATGCGTTTCTGAAAAGCCTGAGTGATGAGACGTTACAGGCGTTGCCATATCTGTTTGAATTTTGGGCGTTGCCCCATCAGTTGGAACCGGCAGGCGATTGGTCCACTTGGGTAATCCTTGGGGGGCGGGGGGCTGGTAAGACCCGTGCGGGTGCAGAGTGGGTGCGATCTAAGGTGGAAGGCGCTGGGCCCGCAGATGCAGGACAACATAAGCGTGTGGCGTTGATCGGGGAAACGCTGGATCAGGTGCGCGAAGTGATGGTGTTTGGGGATAGTGGGATCATTGCCAACAGCCCACCTGACAGAGTGCCAGAGTGGCATGCGGCACGCCGCGCGTTGGTTTGGCCAAATGGCGCGGAAGCTTGGGCCATGTCGGCCAGCAGCCCAGAGCATTTGCGAGGGCCGCAGTTCGATTGCGTTTGGGCGGATGAATTGGGGAAATGGAAAAAGGCGCGCGATACGTGGGACATGATGCAGTTTGCATTGCGTTTGGGGGAAGATCCACGGGCCCTTGTGACCACAACACCGCGCAATATCGGTATTTTAAAAGAGATTTTGGAAGCGGATGATACGGTGGCGACACATGCTCCGACCGAGGCAAACCGCGCCAATTTGGCCCCGAGTTTTCTGAAGAAAGTGTATCTTGATTACGGGGGCTCGCGTTTGGGAAAACAAGAGCTGGACGGCAAGATGATCGAGGATGTGGAAGGGGCTTTGTGGCCTGCACATGTTCTTGACGGGTTGCAAAAAGCGGATGTGCCAGAAATGGATCGCATCATTGTAGCGGTTGATCCGCCCGCATCGGGAAAATCCACCGCAGATGCCTGTGGGATCATTGTAGCGGGCGTGCAGACACACGGTGGTGGGCCCGAACATTGGAAAGCGTGGGTTTTGGCCGATGAAAGTGTGCGCGGGGCGAGCCCAGCGGCTTGGGCCAAGGTTGTGGCCGATACTGCGAAAACGTGGCAGGCGGATCGTGTCGTTGCGGAGGTGAACCAAGGGGGCGACATGGTTGAGGCCGTATTGCGCCAACAAGCACCAATGCTGGCGTATCGCGCCGTCCATGCGACCCGTGGGAAAACCGTGCGCGCAGAGCCTGTTGCGGCGCTTTATGAGCAAGGGCGGGTGTGTCATGCCAAGGGGTTGCGAACGCTTGAAGATCAGATGGCCGAGATGACCTTAACGGGTTTTGCGGGCAAAGGATCGCCTGACCGCGTTGATGCACTGGTCTGGGCGCTGACCGATTTGATGATTGATCCTGCCGCATCATTTACCATGCCGCGGATTAAGCGGCTTTGA
- a CDS encoding DUF3168 domain-containing protein: protein MTYAVSFALQLAVYQTLASNVPLADLIDDNVFDAPPTGTIPQTYVVIGDETARDKSSKTSAGAMHEFVVNVVSDTAGFATAKQVAAAVCDALIDMDAALNRGRLTALNFYSARAVREDSPGIRQIDLRFRAYVEDD, encoded by the coding sequence ATGACCTATGCCGTTTCTTTTGCGTTGCAGTTGGCCGTGTACCAAACCTTAGCGAGCAATGTGCCGCTGGCGGATTTGATTGATGACAATGTGTTTGATGCACCGCCCACGGGAACAATCCCGCAAACCTATGTGGTGATTGGCGATGAAACTGCGCGGGATAAGTCGAGCAAAACCAGTGCAGGTGCGATGCACGAGTTTGTGGTCAACGTGGTGTCTGATACCGCTGGGTTTGCGACGGCAAAGCAGGTGGCAGCCGCCGTTTGTGACGCATTGATTGATATGGATGCCGCGTTAAACCGTGGTCGATTGACGGCGTTAAATTTTTACAGTGCGCGCGCAGTGCGCGAAGACAGCCCTGGCATTCGTCAGATTGATCTAAGGTTCCGGGCATATGTCGAGGATGATTAA